ATAGAGCAGCAGGTCATAGGGCACTTTTAACTGTTTGGCGGCCTCGTAGAGTTCGTCCTGGCTGATGGAGGTCATGCGCCTGATTTCGCTCTGCATCATGCGCATATGGCGGACGGCTTGGATGATATCGCCCGTGCCGGGTTCTCCTTTAGTGCGTATCATGGACGCGCCCTCGCTGATGCGCCGCAGGGCCTCTCCGAGGTCTTTTGCGCCGCAGACGAATGGCACCTTGAATTTCGTCTTGTCGATGTGGTAAACGTTGTCAGCGGGCGAAAGAACTTCGCTCTCGTCGATGTAGTCGATTTCGACGGCTTCAAGAATCTGCGCCTCGACAAAATGGCCGATTCGGCACTTGGCCATGACCGGAATCGAGACGGCGGCCTGAATGCCCTTGATCATCTTGGGATCGCTCATGCGAGAGACGCCGCCGGCTGCGCGGATATCGGCCGGGATGCGCTCGAGCGCCATGACCGCGCACGCGCCCGCTTTTTCGGCGATGGCGGCCTGTTCGGGGGTGGTTACATCCATGATGACCCCGCCTTTTAACATCTGCGCGAGTTGTTTATTGAGTTCATATCTGTCGTTTGTCATAAAAAGCACCTCTTTACATTTGGTATACCATATACTATAATTGATTTGGTATTGTTGAAATACCCATTTTGATATTTATTTATATTACCAGATTGGAGGGTGTACTATGTTGACTTATGACTTATCAAGCCGCGGGAATGTTCCGATTTATTTATATTTATATAACCGAATCAAGGCCGATATCGAAAACGGCGT
This window of the Oscillospiraceae bacterium genome carries:
- the pdxS gene encoding pyridoxal 5'-phosphate synthase lyase subunit PdxS, whose amino-acid sequence is MTNDRYELNKQLAQMLKGGVIMDVTTPEQAAIAEKAGACAVMALERIPADIRAAGGVSRMSDPKMIKGIQAAVSIPVMAKCRIGHFVEAQILEAVEIDYIDESEVLSPADNVYHIDKTKFKVPFVCGAKDLGEALRRISEGASMIRTKGEPGTGDIIQAVRHMRMMQSEIRRMTSISQDELYEAAKQLKVPYDLLLYVSQNGKLPVVNFAAGGVATPADAALMMQLGAEGVFVGSGIFKSGNPAKRAAAIVKAVTNYNDPKIIAELSEDLGEAMVGINEGEIELLMAERGK